A genomic window from Bradyrhizobium lupini includes:
- the rimP gene encoding ribosome maturation factor RimP, translating into MTEPNPGSTDAELLAEPRLVVEPGVAARVSAVAGPVLEGMGYRLVRIRISGESGCTVQVMAERPDGSMQIEDCEAISRALSPVLDVADPVDRAYRLEISSPGIDRPLVRRSDFERYAGHLVKVEMAVAHEGRKRFRGTIGPVEGDRVHLHRDDIKAGEAADVLLTMEDIAEARLVLTDELIAESMRRGKAQAREMRRNLGLEPPAAPHASISEKTTKNTKPTKKPTPAATKKPAPTNTKKHRLAAERARRGEIDPDEGD; encoded by the coding sequence GGCGCGGGTGTCCGCGGTCGCGGGGCCGGTGCTCGAAGGCATGGGCTACCGCCTGGTGCGGATCCGCATTTCCGGGGAATCCGGCTGCACCGTGCAGGTTATGGCAGAGCGGCCGGACGGCTCCATGCAGATCGAGGATTGCGAGGCGATCTCGCGGGCACTGTCGCCCGTGCTCGACGTCGCCGATCCCGTCGATCGCGCCTATCGGCTGGAAATCTCCTCACCGGGGATCGACCGCCCGCTGGTGCGCCGCTCCGATTTCGAGCGTTATGCCGGCCATCTGGTGAAGGTCGAAATGGCTGTCGCCCATGAGGGGCGGAAGCGGTTCCGCGGCACGATCGGCCCCGTCGAAGGCGACCGCGTGCATCTGCATCGCGACGACATCAAGGCGGGCGAGGCTGCCGACGTTCTCCTGACGATGGAAGACATCGCCGAGGCACGGCTGGTGCTGACGGACGAGCTGATCGCGGAATCCATGCGCCGCGGCAAGGCCCAGGCCCGCGAAATGCGCCGCAATCTCGGCCTCGAGCCGCCGGCGGCGCCGCACGCCAGCATCAGCGAAAAAACGACCAAGAACACCAAGCCGACTAAGAAACCGACGCCGGCCGCGACGAAGAAGCCGGCTCCGACCAATACCAAGAAACATCGCCTGGCCGCCGAACGCGCGCGACGGGGCGAAATCGATCCTGACGAAGGAGACTAG